The Procambarus clarkii isolate CNS0578487 chromosome 37, FALCON_Pclarkii_2.0, whole genome shotgun sequence genome window below encodes:
- the LOC138372090 gene encoding calponin homology domain-containing protein DDB_G0272472-like has product MVKAQLVKLTVTHLVDDGRLEEDVLDELPQGSNDQLSMKCLKLEAQIKLAKIEAQNKQLELEAQNKQLELEAQNKQLVLEAQNKQLELEAQNKQLELEAQNKQLELEAQNKQLELEAQNKQLELEAQNKQLELEAQNKQLELEAQNKQLELEAQHKQLELEVQHKLEEARQKQAEQTRQLEIQGQKAADSNIEEQIIAAGHGNTSNISGSNNPQSRINKYVELPMLNEEDPEFFFTHFSKTAFSMNWLVDQWVAIMQS; this is encoded by the coding sequence ATGGTGAAGGCCCAGTTAGTAAAGCTGACAGTCACCCACTTAGTGGACGACGGTAGACTTGAGGAAGATGTTCTAGACGAGTTACCACAAGGGTCAAATGACCAATTATCAATGAAGTGTCTTAAGTTAGAGGCTCAGATAAAATTAGCTAAAATAGAGGCTCAAAATAAACAGTTAGAGTTAGAGGCTCAAAATAAACAGTTAGAGCTAGAGGCTCAAAATAAACAGTTAGTGCTAGAGGCTCAAAATAAACAGTTAGAGTTAGAGGCTCAAAATAAACAGTTAGAGCTAGAGGCTCAAAATAAACAGTTAGAGTTAGAGGCTCAAAATAAACAGTTAGAGTTAGAGGCTCAAAATAAACAGTTAGAGCTAGAGGCTCAAAATAAACAGTTAGAGCTAGAGGCTCAAAATAAACAGTTAGAGTTAGAGGCTCAAAATAAACAGTTAGAGCTAGAGGCTCAACATAAACAGTTAGAGTTAGAGGTTCAGCATAAGTTAGAGGAAGCTAGGCAAAAGCAAGCAGAACAAACTAGACAGTTAGAAATTCAAGGACAAAAGGCAGCAGATAGTAACATAGAAGAACAGATAATCGCAGCTGGACATGGTAATACTAGTAATATTTCAGGTAGTAACAACCCTCAGTCTAGAATTAATAAATATGTAGAGTTACCTATGCTTAATGAGGAAGACCCTGAGTTTTTTTTTACCCATTTTAGCAAAACCGCCTTCAGCATGAATTGGCTAGTAGATCAATGGGTTGCCATTATGCAAAGTTAG